One window from the genome of Streptomyces sp. NBC_01476 encodes:
- a CDS encoding diaminopimelate decarboxylase has translation MTDELGIRRERALRAAVEQGLVSEGEPVVGLLDVTGIEHATTALQAAFATPGVEITHTFAVKAASLVPVLALLGACGLGAEVASPGELALARAAGIPAGRTVLDSPAKTVSELRQALVLGVAVNADNPQELARIDALRTAVPGTAAPVGLRVNPQVGGGTIGAMSTATATSKFGVALRDPGAEEWVLRAYAERPWLNRLHTHTGSQGVPLDLMAAGVRAAYELAERINQAAGRQQITVLDIGGGLPVNFGSDETTPAFADYAGLLRREIPGLFDGRYGLVTEFGRSLLAKNGSVLARVEYAKSAGGRPIAVTHAGAQVATRTVFVPDAWPLRVLALDEKGRPKDGDPVVQDVAGPCCFAGDLVAKGRPLPLLAAGDHVALLDTGAYYFSNHFAYNSLPRPAVWGYAVHADGKVAFSPVRTAQTEAELLTESGAGLPPLHRGQ, from the coding sequence ATGACGGATGAGCTGGGGATACGGCGGGAGCGCGCGCTGCGTGCGGCGGTGGAGCAGGGACTGGTGAGCGAGGGCGAACCGGTCGTCGGACTGCTGGACGTCACGGGCATCGAACACGCGACGACCGCACTGCAGGCCGCCTTCGCCACACCCGGCGTCGAGATCACCCACACCTTCGCCGTCAAGGCCGCCTCACTCGTCCCGGTGCTGGCACTGCTCGGCGCGTGCGGACTCGGCGCGGAGGTGGCCAGCCCCGGTGAGCTGGCGCTGGCCAGGGCGGCCGGCATCCCGGCCGGCCGGACGGTGCTCGACTCCCCCGCCAAGACGGTCTCGGAACTGCGCCAGGCGCTGGTGCTCGGCGTCGCGGTGAACGCCGACAATCCGCAGGAACTCGCCCGGATCGACGCGCTGCGCACGGCGGTGCCCGGCACCGCGGCACCGGTCGGGCTGCGGGTCAACCCGCAGGTCGGCGGCGGCACCATCGGGGCGATGAGTACCGCGACCGCCACCTCCAAGTTCGGGGTGGCGCTGCGCGACCCGGGGGCCGAGGAGTGGGTGCTGCGCGCCTACGCCGAACGTCCCTGGCTCAACCGCCTGCACACCCACACCGGTTCCCAGGGTGTGCCGCTCGACCTGATGGCCGCCGGGGTCCGGGCCGCGTACGAACTCGCCGAGCGGATCAACCAGGCCGCCGGACGGCAGCAGATCACCGTCCTCGACATCGGTGGCGGGCTGCCGGTCAACTTCGGCTCCGACGAGACGACCCCCGCCTTCGCCGACTACGCCGGCCTGCTGCGCCGCGAGATCCCCGGGCTCTTCGACGGCCGCTACGGTCTGGTCACCGAGTTCGGCCGCTCGCTGCTGGCCAAGAACGGCTCGGTGCTGGCCAGGGTGGAGTACGCCAAGTCGGCCGGCGGGCGGCCCATCGCGGTCACCCACGCGGGCGCCCAGGTCGCCACCAGGACCGTCTTCGTCCCCGACGCCTGGCCGCTGCGCGTCCTCGCGCTGGACGAGAAGGGCCGCCCGAAGGACGGCGACCCGGTGGTCCAGGACGTCGCGGGCCCGTGCTGCTTCGCGGGCGACCTGGTGGCCAAGGGACGTCCCCTCCCGCTGCTGGCGGCCGGTGACCACGTGGCGCTGCTGGACACCGGCGCCTACTACTTCTCCAACCACTTCGCCTACAACTCGCTGCCGCGCCCCGCCGTGTGGGGCTACGCCGTGCACGCGGACGGCAAGGTCGCCTTCAGCCCGGTCCGCACCGCGCAGACCGAGGCCGAACTCCTCACCGAGAGCGGCGCCGGGCTGCCGCCGCTGCACCGGGGGCAGTGA
- a CDS encoding MurR/RpiR family transcriptional regulator — MKEADDGGADRTVSHPAGGGADASGRLLRLFEAHRLTPTQRRIAHSLVGKAEEAPFLSSVEVAELAGVSQPSVTRFAVALGFDGYPALRRHLREVTPAQLPPDAAASNAYQQAVHAEIENLRQLAALLADPGPVARAGALLAGSCPLPVLGLRASGAQARGFVYFAAKVHPDVRLLDEGGTMLEDRIDAAVRAGASALLCFALPRHPREVVDALAYARAAGLTVVTVADSAFAPVAAHSDLLLPAAVGTGLVFDTACAPMLLGRALLEAICDGLPDAQARLEEFDAHAAARGMFVD, encoded by the coding sequence ATGAAGGAAGCGGACGACGGCGGAGCCGACCGGACGGTCAGCCACCCCGCGGGCGGCGGAGCCGACGCCTCCGGCCGGTTGCTGAGGCTCTTCGAAGCACACCGGCTGACCCCCACTCAGCGCCGCATCGCCCACAGCCTGGTCGGAAAGGCGGAAGAGGCCCCGTTCCTCTCCAGCGTGGAGGTCGCCGAACTCGCCGGCGTCAGCCAGCCCTCGGTGACCCGGTTCGCGGTCGCCCTCGGGTTCGACGGCTATCCGGCGCTGCGCCGGCACCTGCGCGAGGTGACGCCCGCCCAGCTGCCGCCGGACGCCGCCGCCTCCAACGCGTACCAGCAAGCCGTGCACGCCGAGATCGAGAACCTGCGGCAGCTGGCCGCGCTGCTCGCCGACCCCGGACCCGTCGCGCGGGCCGGCGCGCTGCTGGCCGGCTCCTGCCCGCTGCCGGTGCTCGGCCTGCGCGCGTCGGGCGCCCAGGCCCGCGGCTTCGTCTACTTCGCCGCGAAGGTCCACCCCGATGTGCGGCTGCTGGACGAGGGCGGCACGATGCTGGAGGACCGGATCGACGCGGCCGTACGGGCCGGGGCCTCGGCCCTGCTCTGCTTCGCGCTGCCGCGTCACCCCCGCGAGGTGGTCGACGCCCTGGCCTACGCGCGAGCCGCGGGCCTGACCGTGGTGACCGTCGCGGACAGCGCCTTCGCGCCGGTCGCCGCGCACAGCGACCTGCTGCTCCCGGCCGCCGTCGGCACCGGCCTGGTCTTCGACACCGCGTGCGCGCCCATGCTGCTGGGCCGGGCGCTGCTGGAGGCGATCTGCGACGGGCTGCCGGACGCGCAGGCCCGGCTGGAGGAGTTCGACGCGCACGCCGCCGCCCGCGGCATGTTCGTCGACTGA
- a CDS encoding MMPL family transporter — protein MFHRIGRAVVRHPVWTIVAWLVAAVAIIATAPSLPSNSDESSFLPSSYQSIKAMDLQEKAFPAAFTPSAIVLYQRSDNAPLTAADKADITKITSGLGQKKIDQVQKVIAGTPSKDGKYETALVQMNKESAGQPKQADAAKALRTDSKDLAKGTDLKVQVGGQAAQSLDQQDAGQTSDAVALIGSLLIIIITLLIIFRSPIIAIMPLIILTGLVYTTSNALVADATKLFGLKANNSLSALLIVVVLGVGTDYFLFLMFRYRERLRLGDEPKQAMVNSVTRVGEAIASAAGAVIISFLALTLSTLGFLTQLGPALAILVAVTLIAGLTLFPAICSLIPPRALFWPGKKWGDEPSNDRFGAIGRLLGRKSGMVAIVSGLVMVLLALGTLGYKANYDLASGSIPKTKESMVVQDTMQKVYSAGAADPTSVFLTSTDGKPLSGVDFTAYKDKLAGADGVADATFDQKTGLNKDRTTALFNLTLKYSGASDQAISAVGKVRTVASDNAPPGTEAVVGGTSSIYRDINAAVDHDYRTVFPVAAILIMVILGLLLRSVVAPWYLIASVALGFGATLGATVLIFGRGDGLIFLLPIIMYLFVVAIGTDYNILMIARLREEAREGKEPREAAAAALRHAGPTIGAAGFILAATFATLMLSGNSFLTEMGFAIAFGIVVAAFVMAMFFTPSLTALIGHAAWWPGHADRDTAKVLTGTAEGAGQDAGDGHQPPPAGEGQGPHELDESGQRR, from the coding sequence ATGTTCCACCGCATCGGACGCGCCGTCGTCCGCCATCCCGTCTGGACGATTGTCGCGTGGCTCGTAGCAGCCGTCGCGATCATCGCCACCGCGCCAAGTCTGCCGTCGAACAGCGACGAGAGTAGCTTCCTCCCCAGCAGCTACCAGTCGATCAAGGCGATGGACCTGCAGGAGAAGGCGTTCCCCGCGGCCTTCACCCCGTCAGCGATCGTCCTCTACCAGCGCAGCGACAACGCCCCGCTGACCGCCGCCGACAAGGCGGACATCACCAAGATCACCAGCGGCCTGGGTCAGAAGAAGATCGACCAGGTCCAGAAGGTCATCGCCGGTACCCCGTCGAAGGACGGCAAGTACGAGACGGCGCTGGTCCAGATGAACAAGGAGTCGGCCGGCCAGCCCAAGCAGGCCGACGCGGCCAAGGCGCTGCGGACCGACTCCAAGGACCTCGCCAAGGGCACCGATCTGAAGGTGCAGGTCGGTGGTCAGGCCGCGCAGTCCCTGGACCAGCAGGACGCCGGACAGACCTCGGACGCGGTGGCGCTGATCGGCTCGCTGCTGATCATCATCATCACGCTGCTGATCATCTTCCGGTCGCCGATCATCGCCATCATGCCGCTGATCATCCTCACCGGCCTCGTCTACACCACCTCCAACGCGCTGGTCGCCGACGCCACCAAGCTCTTCGGGCTGAAGGCGAACAACTCGCTGTCCGCGCTGCTCATCGTGGTGGTGCTGGGTGTCGGTACGGACTACTTCCTCTTCTTGATGTTCCGGTACCGGGAACGGCTGCGGCTCGGTGACGAACCCAAGCAGGCGATGGTCAACAGCGTCACCAGGGTCGGCGAGGCGATCGCCTCGGCGGCCGGCGCGGTGATCATCTCCTTCCTGGCACTGACCCTGTCCACCCTCGGCTTCCTCACCCAGCTCGGCCCGGCGCTGGCCATCCTGGTGGCGGTCACCCTGATCGCTGGTCTGACCCTCTTCCCGGCGATCTGCTCGCTGATCCCGCCACGGGCGCTCTTCTGGCCCGGCAAGAAGTGGGGCGACGAGCCGTCCAACGACCGGTTCGGCGCGATCGGCCGGCTGCTCGGCCGCAAGTCCGGCATGGTGGCGATCGTCTCCGGCCTGGTGATGGTGCTGCTGGCGCTGGGCACGCTCGGCTACAAGGCCAACTACGACCTCGCCTCCGGGTCCATCCCGAAGACGAAGGAGTCGATGGTCGTCCAGGACACCATGCAGAAGGTGTACTCGGCCGGCGCCGCGGACCCGACCTCGGTCTTCCTCACCAGCACCGACGGCAAGCCGCTGTCCGGCGTGGACTTCACCGCGTACAAGGACAAGCTCGCCGGGGCCGACGGTGTCGCGGACGCGACCTTCGACCAGAAGACCGGTCTCAACAAGGACCGGACCACCGCGCTGTTCAACCTGACGCTGAAGTACTCCGGCGCCAGTGACCAGGCGATCTCGGCGGTGGGCAAGGTCAGGACGGTCGCGTCCGACAACGCGCCGCCGGGAACCGAGGCGGTGGTCGGCGGTACGTCGTCGATCTACCGGGACATCAACGCCGCCGTGGACCACGACTACCGCACGGTCTTCCCGGTCGCGGCGATCCTGATCATGGTGATCCTGGGGCTGCTGCTGCGCAGTGTGGTGGCGCCCTGGTACCTGATCGCCTCGGTGGCGCTCGGCTTCGGCGCGACGCTCGGTGCCACGGTGCTGATCTTCGGCCGCGGCGACGGGCTGATCTTCCTGCTGCCGATCATCATGTATCTGTTCGTGGTCGCCATCGGTACCGACTACAACATCCTGATGATCGCCCGGCTGAGAGAGGAAGCCCGCGAAGGCAAGGAGCCACGGGAGGCCGCCGCGGCGGCGCTGCGGCACGCGGGGCCGACGATCGGTGCGGCCGGGTTCATCCTGGCGGCCACCTTCGCCACCTTGATGCTCTCCGGCAACTCGTTCCTGACCGAGATGGGCTTCGCGATCGCCTTCGGCATCGTGGTGGCGGCGTTCGTGATGGCGATGTTCTTCACGCCGAGCCTCACCGCGCTCATCGGGCACGCCGCCTGGTGGCCGGGGCACGCGGACCGCGACACGGCGAAGGTGCTCACCGGTACGGCCGAGGGTGCGGGCCAGGATGCGGGCGACGGGCACCAGCCGCCGCCGGCCGGCGAGGGCCAGGGGCCGCACGAGCTGGACGAGTCGGGGCAGCGCCGCTGA
- a CDS encoding acyl-CoA synthetase: MPDLPLLTALYGSRDRADALTVDGRACGYEELLGAAGAVARRVAGSKAFAVEATASLETVAAVVGGLLAGVPVVPVAPDAGPDERAHILRDSGAELVPVDFAERADFSEEPAGETALVLYTSGTTGPPKGVLVSRAAIAADLDALADAWQWTAEDTLVHGLPLFHVHGLVLGVLGALRTGSRLVHTGRPLPAAYAAAGGSLYFGVPTVWHRVAREQEAARALSGARLLVSGSAPLPAPVFHDLHALTGHEPVERYGMTETLITVSARAAGERRPGAVGTPLPGIATRIADAADGIGELQLTGPTLFDGYLGRPEATAASYTGDGWFRTGDIAAIDADGTHRIVGRASTDLIKSGGYRIGAGEVENALLGHPSVREAAVVGAPHPDLGQQIVAYVVADGVSAAELTEFVASRLSVHKRPRAVRFLPELPRNAMGKPQKRLLPPL, encoded by the coding sequence ATGCCCGACCTGCCCTTGCTCACCGCGCTGTACGGGAGCCGGGACCGGGCGGACGCGCTGACCGTGGACGGCAGGGCGTGCGGGTACGAGGAACTGCTGGGCGCCGCGGGCGCGGTGGCGCGCCGGGTGGCGGGCAGCAAGGCGTTCGCGGTGGAGGCGACCGCGTCCCTGGAGACGGTCGCCGCGGTCGTCGGCGGGCTCCTCGCGGGTGTCCCGGTGGTACCGGTCGCGCCGGACGCGGGCCCGGACGAACGCGCCCACATCCTGCGGGACTCCGGCGCCGAGCTGGTGCCGGTGGACTTCGCGGAGCGCGCGGACTTCAGCGAGGAGCCGGCCGGGGAGACCGCCCTGGTGCTCTACACCTCGGGCACGACCGGGCCGCCCAAGGGCGTCCTCGTCTCCCGCGCCGCCATCGCCGCCGACCTGGACGCGCTGGCCGACGCCTGGCAGTGGACCGCCGAGGACACCCTCGTGCACGGCCTGCCGCTCTTCCATGTCCACGGGCTGGTGCTCGGCGTGCTCGGCGCACTGCGCACCGGCAGCCGGCTGGTGCACACCGGCCGGCCGCTGCCCGCGGCGTACGCGGCGGCCGGCGGCAGCCTCTACTTCGGCGTGCCCACCGTCTGGCACCGGGTGGCGCGCGAGCAGGAGGCCGCCCGCGCGCTGTCCGGCGCCCGCCTGCTGGTGTCCGGCAGCGCGCCGCTGCCCGCGCCCGTCTTCCACGACCTGCACGCGCTGACCGGCCACGAGCCGGTGGAGCGCTACGGCATGACGGAGACACTGATCACGGTGAGCGCGCGGGCCGCGGGGGAGCGGCGGCCCGGCGCCGTCGGCACCCCGCTGCCGGGCATCGCCACCCGGATCGCCGACGCCGCCGACGGTATCGGCGAGCTGCAGCTGACCGGCCCCACGCTCTTCGACGGCTACCTCGGGCGGCCGGAGGCGACCGCGGCCTCGTACACCGGGGACGGCTGGTTCCGTACCGGCGACATCGCCGCGATCGACGCCGACGGCACCCACCGGATCGTCGGCCGGGCCTCGACGGACCTGATCAAGTCCGGCGGTTACCGGATCGGCGCGGGCGAGGTGGAGAACGCCCTGCTCGGCCACCCCTCGGTGCGGGAGGCGGCGGTGGTCGGTGCCCCGCATCCGGACCTCGGGCAGCAGATCGTCGCCTATGTGGTGGCCGACGGGGTGAGCGCGGCGGAGCTGACCGAGTTCGTGGCCTCCCGGCTGTCGGTGCACAAGCGCCCCCGGGCGGTGCGCTTCCTGCCGGAGCTGCCCCGCAACGCGATGGGGAAGCCGCAAAAGAGGTTGCTGCCGCCGCTGTGA
- a CDS encoding cystathionine beta-synthase has translation MQFHDSMISLVGNTPLVKLSSVTAGIQATVLAKVEYFNPGGSVKDRIALRMIEAAERSGELKPGGTIVEPTSGNTGVGLALVAQRKGYHCVFVCPDKVSMDKINVLRAYGAEVVVCPTAVDPEHPDSYYNVSDRLVRETPNAWKPDQYSNPNNPLSHYHSTGPELWQQTDGRITHFVAGVGTGGTISGTGRYLKDVSEGRVQVIGADPEGSVYSGGSGRPYLVEGVGEDFWPTAYDREVADEIVAVSDKDSFQMTRRLAREEGLLVGGSCGMAVVAALKVAERLGPDDVVVVLLPDSGRGYLSKIFSDEWMSSHGFLDEGEGQARIADVISRKEGGLPNLVHMHPDETVGQAIEVLREYGVSQMPVVKPGAGHPDVMAAEVIGSVVERELLHALFTKRASLDDPLDKHLSAPLPQVGSGEPVADLMTVLEGADAAIVLVEGKPTGVVSRQDLLAFLAHGGA, from the coding sequence GTGCAGTTTCACGACTCGATGATCAGCCTCGTCGGCAACACCCCGCTGGTGAAGCTCAGCAGCGTGACGGCGGGCATTCAGGCCACAGTCCTCGCCAAGGTCGAGTACTTCAACCCCGGCGGCTCGGTCAAGGACCGCATCGCCCTGCGGATGATCGAGGCCGCGGAGCGCAGCGGCGAGCTCAAGCCCGGCGGCACCATCGTCGAGCCCACCTCCGGCAACACCGGAGTCGGCCTGGCCCTGGTCGCCCAGCGCAAGGGATACCACTGCGTCTTCGTCTGCCCTGACAAGGTGTCGATGGACAAGATCAACGTGCTCCGGGCCTACGGCGCCGAGGTCGTCGTCTGCCCGACCGCGGTGGACCCCGAGCACCCCGATTCGTACTACAACGTGTCCGACCGGCTGGTGCGCGAGACGCCCAACGCCTGGAAGCCGGACCAGTACAGCAACCCCAACAATCCGCTGTCCCACTATCACTCGACCGGCCCTGAGCTGTGGCAGCAGACGGACGGCCGGATCACCCACTTCGTGGCGGGCGTCGGCACCGGCGGCACCATCTCCGGCACCGGCCGCTACCTCAAGGACGTCAGCGAGGGCCGCGTGCAGGTGATCGGCGCCGACCCGGAGGGCTCCGTCTACAGTGGCGGCTCCGGCCGGCCCTACCTGGTGGAGGGCGTCGGTGAGGACTTCTGGCCGACCGCCTACGACCGGGAGGTGGCCGACGAGATCGTCGCGGTCTCCGACAAGGACTCCTTCCAGATGACCCGGCGCCTCGCCCGCGAGGAGGGTCTGCTGGTCGGCGGCTCCTGCGGGATGGCGGTCGTCGCGGCGCTCAAGGTCGCCGAGCGGCTCGGCCCGGACGACGTGGTGGTCGTGCTGCTGCCGGACAGCGGGCGCGGCTACCTCTCGAAGATCTTCAGCGACGAGTGGATGAGCTCGCACGGCTTCCTCGACGAGGGCGAGGGGCAGGCGCGGATCGCCGATGTCATCTCCCGCAAGGAGGGCGGGCTGCCCAACCTGGTGCACATGCACCCGGACGAGACGGTGGGTCAGGCGATCGAGGTGCTGCGGGAGTACGGCGTCTCGCAGATGCCGGTCGTCAAGCCCGGCGCCGGGCACCCGGACGTGATGGCCGCCGAGGTGATCGGCTCCGTGGTGGAACGGGAACTGCTGCACGCGCTCTTCACCAAGCGCGCCTCGCTGGACGACCCGCTGGACAAGCACCTCAGCGCGCCGCTGCCGCAGGTCGGCTCCGGGGAGCCGGTCGCGGACCTGATGACGGTGCTGGAGGGCGCGGACGCGGCGATCGTGCTGGTGGAGGGGAAGCCGACCGGAGTGGTGAGCCGTCAGGACCTGCTCGCCTTCCTGGCGCACGGCGGCGCCTGA
- a CDS encoding SGNH/GDSL hydrolase family protein, which produces MSRARVARRIATAAAFGGGGISLLGGAAVGLLLTEVRLAKRVVGGSDDIPPRADGRYGSAFAHRTGEPPLRLAFLGDSTAAGQGVHRARETPGALLASGLAAVAERPVKLVNVALPGAQSDDLDRQVSLLVDPAVPPPDVAVIMIGANDVTRRMPLVTSVRLLSEAVRRLRAAGTQVVVGTCPDLGSVEPVYQPLRWLARRASRQLAAAQTIAVVGLGGRTVSLGDLLGPEFEARPRELFGPDNYHPSAEGYATAAMAMLPTVCAVLGLWPESDERPDARRGEGFLPVAQAAVEAASEGGTEVTAAASAHGPRGRWALLKRRRRRPLSEEHPEPEAAVEGAT; this is translated from the coding sequence ATGTCGAGGGCGAGAGTGGCACGGCGGATCGCGACCGCGGCGGCGTTCGGCGGCGGCGGGATCAGCCTTTTGGGCGGGGCGGCGGTCGGGCTCCTGCTGACGGAGGTCCGGCTGGCCAAAAGGGTGGTCGGCGGCTCGGACGACATCCCGCCGCGGGCGGACGGCCGGTACGGTTCCGCGTTCGCACATCGCACCGGGGAGCCGCCGCTGCGGCTCGCCTTCCTGGGCGATTCGACGGCCGCGGGGCAGGGCGTGCACCGGGCCAGGGAGACGCCCGGGGCGCTGCTCGCCTCCGGCCTCGCGGCGGTCGCCGAGCGGCCGGTGAAGCTGGTGAACGTGGCACTGCCGGGCGCGCAGTCGGACGACCTGGACCGGCAGGTGTCGCTGCTGGTCGATCCGGCGGTGCCGCCGCCGGACGTGGCGGTGATCATGATCGGCGCGAACGATGTGACCCGGCGGATGCCGCTGGTCACGTCGGTGCGGCTGCTGTCGGAGGCGGTACGGCGGCTGCGCGCGGCCGGTACGCAGGTGGTGGTCGGCACGTGTCCCGACCTGGGATCGGTCGAGCCGGTGTACCAGCCGCTGCGGTGGCTCGCCCGGCGGGCCAGCCGCCAGCTGGCGGCGGCGCAGACCATCGCGGTGGTGGGGCTGGGCGGGCGGACGGTCTCGCTGGGCGATCTGCTGGGGCCGGAGTTCGAGGCGAGGCCGCGGGAGCTGTTCGGACCGGACAACTACCACCCCTCCGCCGAGGGGTACGCGACGGCGGCGATGGCGATGCTGCCGACCGTCTGCGCGGTGCTCGGCCTGTGGCCCGAGTCCGACGAGCGGCCCGACGCCCGCCGCGGCGAGGGGTTCCTGCCGGTGGCCCAGGCGGCGGTCGAGGCGGCGTCCGAGGGCGGCACCGAGGTCACGGCGGCGGCGTCCGCCCATGGCCCCCGGGGCCGCTGGGCCCTCCTCAAGCGGCGCCGGCGGCGGCCTCTCTCCGAGGAGCACCCGGAGCCCGAGGCAGCGGTCGAGGGCGCGACCTGA
- a CDS encoding acetyl-CoA C-acetyltransferase gives MPEAVIVSAARSPIGRAFKGSLKELRPDDLAATVIQTALAKVPQLDPRQIDDLMLGCGLPGGEQGFNLGRIVAVQMGMDHLPGCTVTRYCSSSLQTTRMALHAIKAGEGDVFISAGVEMVSRFVKGNSDSLPDTMNPLFADAQARTQKRAEEGGGEWHDPREDGLVPDAYIAMGQTAENLAALKGITRQEQDEFGVRSQNLAEVALKNGFWEREITPVTLPDGTVVAKDDGPRAGVTLEGVAGLKPVFRPDGTVTAGNCCPLNDGAAALVIMSDTKARDLGITPLARVVSTGVSGLSPEIMGYGPVDASQQALRRAGMSIGDIDLVEINEAFAAQVIPSYRDLGIDLDRLNVNGGAIAVGHPFGMTGARITGTLINSLQFHDKQFGLETMCVGGGQGMAMVIERLS, from the coding sequence ATGCCCGAAGCCGTCATCGTCTCAGCCGCCCGTTCGCCCATCGGGCGCGCCTTCAAGGGTTCCCTCAAGGAGCTGCGCCCCGACGACCTGGCCGCGACGGTCATCCAGACCGCCCTGGCCAAGGTCCCCCAGCTGGACCCGCGGCAGATCGACGACCTGATGCTGGGCTGCGGCCTGCCCGGCGGCGAGCAGGGTTTCAACCTGGGCCGGATCGTCGCCGTGCAGATGGGCATGGACCACCTGCCGGGCTGTACGGTCACCCGCTACTGCTCCTCCTCGCTGCAGACCACCCGGATGGCCCTGCACGCCATCAAGGCAGGCGAGGGCGACGTCTTCATCTCGGCCGGCGTCGAGATGGTCTCCCGCTTCGTCAAGGGCAACTCCGACAGCCTGCCCGACACGATGAACCCGCTCTTCGCCGACGCCCAGGCCCGTACCCAAAAGCGCGCGGAAGAAGGCGGCGGCGAGTGGCACGACCCGCGCGAGGACGGCCTCGTGCCGGACGCGTACATCGCGATGGGCCAGACCGCGGAGAACCTGGCGGCGCTCAAGGGCATCACCCGGCAGGAGCAGGACGAGTTCGGCGTCCGGTCGCAGAATCTCGCCGAGGTCGCCCTGAAGAACGGTTTCTGGGAGCGCGAGATCACCCCGGTGACACTGCCGGACGGCACGGTCGTGGCGAAGGACGACGGCCCGCGGGCGGGCGTGACGCTGGAAGGCGTCGCCGGACTCAAGCCGGTCTTCCGCCCCGACGGCACGGTCACCGCCGGCAACTGCTGCCCGCTCAACGACGGCGCCGCGGCCCTGGTGATCATGTCCGACACCAAGGCGCGCGACCTGGGCATCACCCCGCTGGCCCGGGTGGTCTCGACCGGCGTCTCCGGGCTCTCGCCTGAGATCATGGGCTACGGCCCGGTCGACGCCTCGCAGCAGGCGCTGCGGCGGGCCGGGATGTCCATCGGCGACATCGACCTGGTCGAGATCAACGAGGCGTTCGCCGCGCAGGTGATCCCCTCCTACCGCGACCTCGGCATCGACCTGGACCGGCTGAACGTCAACGGCGGGGCGATCGCGGTCGGCCACCCGTTCGGCATGACCGGCGCCCGGATCACCGGCACCCTCATCAACAGCCTCCAGTTCCACGACAAGCAGTTCGGCCTGGAGACGATGTGCGTGGGCGGCGGCCAGGGCATGGCGATGGTGATCGAGCGCCTCTCCTGA
- a CDS encoding DUF4287 domain-containing protein, whose amino-acid sequence MYQTHFSDETHRNLLSRIPQCTGREVSDWLNALADGPSFLRFDEKVSWLRSEHALSHGHAKAIAHEYDLRRAARNLL is encoded by the coding sequence ATGTACCAAACGCACTTCTCCGACGAGACCCACCGGAATCTGCTCTCCCGTATCCCGCAGTGCACGGGCCGCGAGGTCAGCGACTGGCTCAACGCCCTCGCCGACGGGCCCTCGTTCCTCCGCTTCGACGAAAAAGTGAGCTGGCTGCGCAGCGAGCACGCCCTCTCCCACGGCCACGCGAAGGCCATCGCCCACGAGTACGACCTGCGGCGGGCCGCGCGCAACCTGCTCTAG
- a CDS encoding Bax inhibitor-1/YccA family protein yields MRSSNPVFSRRGFTRGSEYAGFGAQGAQGAQQGNPFAGQGGNPYAQAPRNPYDRQQTLTPEQMEQMYAGPAAGPAQTGRMTIDDVVARTAMTLGTVVLGAVLGWTVLPDSLGLAFGAALIAFVLAMVQSFKRRPTPALILGYAIFEGAFLGVLSRLYNEAWQGAPVQAVLGTMAVFAGMLIAYRTRLIRVTARYQRIGMAIAIGFLLAMVVNLLFFAFGSSNGLGLTTGGLGIVFCLLGIGLGAFFLSLDFKRVEDGIRYGAPQQESWLAAFGLTVSLVWIYLELLRLIAILRD; encoded by the coding sequence ATGAGGAGCAGCAACCCGGTCTTCTCCCGGCGGGGCTTCACCCGCGGGAGCGAGTACGCCGGCTTCGGCGCGCAGGGAGCGCAGGGTGCCCAGCAGGGCAATCCCTTCGCCGGGCAGGGCGGCAACCCGTACGCGCAGGCGCCGCGCAATCCGTACGACCGGCAGCAGACGCTGACGCCGGAGCAGATGGAGCAGATGTACGCGGGTCCGGCCGCGGGCCCCGCGCAGACCGGCCGGATGACGATCGACGACGTCGTCGCCAGGACCGCCATGACGCTGGGCACGGTCGTGCTCGGCGCGGTGCTCGGCTGGACGGTGCTGCCGGACAGCCTCGGACTGGCCTTCGGCGCGGCCCTGATCGCCTTCGTACTGGCGATGGTCCAGTCGTTCAAGCGCAGGCCGACGCCCGCGCTGATCCTGGGCTACGCGATCTTCGAGGGCGCCTTCCTCGGTGTGCTGAGCCGGCTCTACAACGAGGCATGGCAGGGCGCCCCGGTGCAGGCGGTGCTCGGCACCATGGCGGTCTTCGCCGGCATGCTCATCGCCTACCGGACCCGGCTGATCCGGGTCACCGCCCGCTACCAGCGCATCGGCATGGCCATCGCCATCGGCTTCCTGCTCGCCATGGTGGTCAACCTGCTCTTCTTCGCCTTCGGCAGTTCGAACGGCCTGGGCCTGACCACCGGCGGCCTCGGCATCGTCTTCTGCCTGCTGGGCATCGGCCTCGGCGCCTTCTTCCTCTCGCTCGACTTCAAGCGGGTCGAGGACGGCATCCGCTACGGCGCGCCGCAGCAGGAGTCGTGGCTGGCCGCGTTCGGCCTGACCGTGTCCCTGGTGTGGATCTACCTGGAGCTGCTGCGGCTGATCGCGATCCTGCGCGACTGA